One genomic region from Sphingomonas paeninsulae encodes:
- a CDS encoding RsmD family RNA methyltransferase yields the protein MRIISGIYRGRPLIAPKGDTTRPTADRTREALFSMLVSRLGSFEGLRVLDLFAGSGALGLEALSRGAASCTFVEQDGDAISALKTNIVKMMGDDSRPNSFSRAPSRILPQVTLSTTASEESEAKPIPPTRPKTEIRAQSVMALGPAAVPYDLILLDPPYESGAGIVALERLLRLGWIAPGALASVETMKKETVTVEGYDVEVERVHGKAKITLLRAR from the coding sequence ATGCGCATCATCTCCGGCATCTATCGCGGCCGCCCCCTGATCGCTCCAAAAGGCGACACCACCCGTCCCACCGCCGACCGCACACGTGAAGCGCTGTTCTCCATGCTGGTCAGCCGCCTCGGCAGTTTCGAAGGGCTACGCGTGCTCGACCTGTTCGCGGGTTCCGGTGCGCTTGGGCTGGAAGCCCTGTCGCGCGGCGCGGCAAGCTGCACCTTCGTCGAACAGGATGGAGATGCAATCAGCGCGCTGAAAACCAACATCGTCAAGATGATGGGCGATGACTCCAGGCCTAACTCCTTCTCGCGCGCGCCATCGCGCATTCTGCCGCAAGTCACGCTTTCGACGACCGCAAGTGAAGAAAGCGAAGCCAAGCCAATCCCGCCCACCAGACCGAAAACCGAAATCCGTGCGCAATCCGTAATGGCGCTCGGGCCGGCAGCGGTGCCCTACGACCTGATCCTTCTCGACCCGCCTTACGAAAGCGGCGCAGGCATAGTCGCTCTCGAACGCCTCCTGCGCCTCGGTTGGATCGCCCCCGGTGCCCTAGCCAGTGTCGAAACGATGAAGAAAGAAACCGTCACGGTCGAAGGCTATGATGTCGAAGTGGAACGAGTGCATGGCAAGGCGAAGATTACGCTATTGCGGGCACGCTAG
- a CDS encoding pseudouridine synthase — protein MKPPEKSPVDKHGNKTGDRIAKLLARAGVASRREIERMIEERRIALDGVPLETPATILTSLKGITVDGNPVAPPETARLFRYHKPTGLLVAERDPKGRPTIYDKLPGELPRVVPVGRLDLNTEGLLLLTNDGELKRQLELPSSGIPRTYRARCYGHVSQAQLEDLIEGIEIEGVRYGSIDANMERRTGTNFWIEMKLAEGKNREVRRVLEHLGLQVSRLIRTAYGPFPLHDMPVGAVDEIKQNIVVDFMKNMKGMKMVGINDDATLAVGGRGRRNDAPRSRPAPTPRPIAAPPRAAPARAPIIRSEASRIFTQKPVEAPGDKRRARSSNFGPKVEREAAVKAAVRERDAAAKPAVKKHWRNAPTVPGVAPSAPVTRFSPSGKPGGKPGGSRPSSGPRKPRPGPTRNITGTPPRGGKNK, from the coding sequence ATGAAACCACCTGAGAAGTCACCTGTCGACAAGCACGGCAATAAAACCGGCGATCGCATTGCCAAGCTGCTTGCGCGTGCAGGCGTTGCGTCGCGGCGCGAAATTGAGCGCATGATCGAGGAGCGCCGCATCGCCCTCGACGGCGTTCCGCTGGAGACCCCTGCCACGATCCTGACGTCGCTGAAGGGGATCACTGTCGATGGCAACCCCGTCGCGCCACCCGAAACCGCGCGTCTGTTCCGCTATCACAAACCGACCGGGCTTTTGGTTGCCGAGCGAGATCCAAAGGGTCGGCCGACTATCTATGACAAATTACCCGGTGAACTGCCCCGCGTCGTTCCGGTCGGTCGCCTCGATCTAAATACCGAGGGGCTGCTGCTGTTGACCAACGATGGCGAGTTGAAGCGTCAACTCGAATTGCCATCGTCGGGCATTCCCCGCACCTATCGCGCGCGCTGCTATGGTCACGTATCGCAGGCTCAGCTCGAAGATCTCATCGAAGGTATCGAGATCGAAGGCGTCCGTTACGGCAGCATCGACGCCAATATGGAACGCCGCACCGGCACCAACTTCTGGATCGAAATGAAACTGGCAGAGGGCAAGAATCGCGAAGTCCGCCGCGTCCTCGAACATCTGGGCCTTCAGGTTAGTCGCTTGATCCGTACCGCTTACGGCCCGTTCCCGCTCCACGATATGCCGGTCGGTGCAGTTGACGAGATCAAGCAGAACATCGTCGTCGATTTCATGAAAAACATGAAGGGGATGAAGATGGTCGGGATCAACGATGATGCGACGCTGGCCGTTGGTGGTCGCGGTCGCCGTAACGATGCGCCACGGTCGCGGCCTGCTCCGACACCTCGCCCGATTGCCGCGCCTCCGCGCGCGGCTCCTGCTCGTGCCCCAATCATTCGTTCTGAGGCATCGCGTATTTTCACTCAGAAGCCGGTCGAAGCACCCGGCGACAAACGCCGCGCACGTTCAAGCAACTTCGGTCCAAAGGTCGAACGCGAAGCCGCAGTCAAAGCAGCCGTCCGCGAACGAGATGCCGCCGCTAAGCCCGCCGTCAAAAAACATTGGCGCAATGCTCCGACCGTACCGGGAGTCGCCCCGTCCGCGCCAGTCACGCGCTTCTCGCCATCGGGCAAACCGGGCGGCAAACCTGGTGGATCGCGCCCATCGTCCGGCCCCCGCAAACCTCGCCCCGGTCCAACGCGCAACATAACCGGCACCCCACCACGCGGCGGAAAGAACAAGTAA
- a CDS encoding AmpG family muropeptide MFS transporter, whose product MMDQGSEATGTRGGFTSGVRPYFEKAPLASFFLGISSGFPLTLLLSTMTYWLSKEGIDKKTIGFAVGLTTPYTLKFLWAPLLDRVRLPVLTGMFGQRRSWLFLIQALLVFVIWNLGTSDPAHHIGRFAFWAIATAFLSATQDIVIDAYRIEILSDRQLAHGTAMNQFGYRTGNLIAGAGTIAVFSPEALGFGWPLAYGLTSLLVIPAAVAALMIGPGRHVERIGNERSVNWIAETVVAPFAEFFRRRGAWLILLFVLTYKLGDAMGQLMLNPMIVDHGFSDTEYIAINKLVGFWALIIGSGLGAPVIARFGISRSLFISGIIMAIANLAFAMVAFSGHNLEMLTFAVGLENLFAGIGLTVFATYLAGLSNLAFTATQYALLSSVAAVGRTFISAPSGYVQEWLGWPGFYVFAACMAIPGLIFLWLMQRHGFVVERARQPESEIID is encoded by the coding sequence ATGATGGATCAGGGCAGCGAAGCGACGGGAACGAGAGGCGGCTTTACGAGCGGCGTGCGCCCTTATTTCGAAAAAGCACCGCTGGCGTCGTTCTTTCTGGGCATATCGTCCGGCTTTCCACTGACCTTGCTGCTATCCACAATGACCTATTGGTTGTCGAAAGAGGGAATCGACAAGAAGACGATCGGCTTCGCTGTCGGATTGACCACGCCCTATACGCTGAAGTTTCTGTGGGCACCGTTGCTGGACAGGGTGCGATTGCCGGTATTGACCGGGATGTTCGGGCAACGCCGGTCGTGGCTGTTCCTTATTCAGGCGCTGTTGGTTTTCGTGATCTGGAACCTCGGCACCAGCGACCCGGCGCATCATATCGGACGGTTTGCGTTCTGGGCTATTGCGACTGCTTTCCTGTCGGCGACACAGGATATCGTCATCGACGCCTATCGGATCGAAATCCTCAGCGACCGGCAACTGGCTCACGGAACGGCGATGAACCAGTTCGGCTATCGCACGGGTAATTTGATTGCGGGCGCGGGAACGATTGCCGTCTTTTCGCCCGAAGCATTGGGATTTGGATGGCCTTTGGCTTATGGACTGACTTCGTTACTGGTTATTCCGGCTGCCGTTGCGGCGCTGATGATCGGACCGGGACGTCACGTCGAACGGATTGGGAACGAGCGATCGGTCAACTGGATTGCCGAGACCGTAGTTGCGCCCTTTGCAGAGTTTTTTCGTAGGCGCGGTGCGTGGCTCATTCTGTTGTTCGTGCTCACCTATAAATTAGGCGACGCGATGGGACAGTTGATGCTTAATCCGATGATCGTCGACCACGGTTTTAGCGACACGGAATATATCGCGATCAACAAATTGGTGGGCTTCTGGGCGCTGATTATCGGGTCAGGGCTCGGCGCGCCCGTAATCGCAAGATTCGGAATATCGCGATCATTGTTTATTTCCGGGATTATCATGGCAATCGCCAATTTGGCGTTCGCGATGGTGGCGTTTTCAGGGCATAATCTGGAAATGCTGACGTTTGCTGTGGGGCTGGAAAACCTGTTCGCAGGGATCGGTCTGACGGTTTTCGCAACATATCTCGCGGGGCTGTCGAACCTTGCGTTTACAGCAACTCAATATGCCCTGCTCTCTAGCGTCGCTGCGGTGGGGCGAACATTCATATCCGCGCCATCGGGTTATGTGCAGGAGTGGTTGGGCTGGCCCGGATTTTATGTCTTCGCTGCCTGCATGGCGATCCCGGGGCTGATCTTTCTGTGGTTGATGCAACGGCACGGCTTCGTCGTGGAACGAGCACGGCAACCGGAGTCTGAAATCATCGACTAA
- a CDS encoding DUF6628 family protein produces MADESLTIAELLPHLAPAAQPARNVLVAMRLMASGGTDNAHAANTMIATCGIGYQKPLIFLRMLMQEVSRVARHPITIAPCCCPRMTEGEAAFLDLIETASDTTPTARAALTRLTGTLDHLSALFIAQGLATAMADLGRPVSR; encoded by the coding sequence ATGGCCGACGAATCGCTGACGATCGCTGAATTGCTGCCCCATCTCGCCCCCGCTGCCCAGCCTGCGAGGAACGTTCTCGTCGCGATGCGACTGATGGCTTCGGGGGGCACCGACAATGCGCACGCCGCCAATACGATGATCGCAACTTGCGGAATCGGTTATCAAAAGCCGCTCATTTTCCTCCGTATGCTGATGCAGGAAGTATCGCGCGTCGCCAGACACCCGATTACGATTGCACCCTGTTGCTGTCCCCGGATGACTGAGGGAGAGGCAGCGTTCCTCGACCTTATCGAAACCGCCAGCGATACGACGCCCACCGCGCGCGCTGCCCTGACGCGACTGACGGGCACGCTCGACCACCTGTCCGCGCTGTTCATTGCGCAAGGGCTAGCGACTGCGATGGCAGACTTGGGCAGACCTGTTAGTCGATGA
- a CDS encoding bifunctional folylpolyglutamate synthase/dihydrofolate synthase produces the protein MADHARSDDPAVQAQLDRFAQLSPGRDILGLERITELLGHLGNPHKHLPPVFHVAGTNGKGSTCAFIRSSIEAAGLTAHVYTSPHLVRFNERIRIAGKLIEDGELAALLAEVLDVAEAHAIGPSFFEATTAAAFVAFSRSPADACIVEVGLGGRLDATNIIARPIVCGIAQLGVDHQAFLGETLREMATEKAGIAKRGVPLVVLAQPAEAIAQIEVAAATIGAPLLIETRDWKIDLSLRPGLPGGHQIRNANLAATMLRTTQFVSDDAIRTGIAQTRWPARLQELAPGPLTALAPAGSTITVDGAHNPAAAEALALELQARPRHLIVGILANKDADNILAALAPHALSLTFINVPHHASADTGALATRWRGRTGGDLGDALSQFLAPANILIVGSLYLAGEALRENRQLPD, from the coding sequence ATGGCCGACCACGCGCGGTCGGATGACCCGGCCGTTCAGGCACAACTCGACAGGTTCGCGCAATTGTCGCCGGGCCGGGATATCCTTGGACTTGAGCGGATCACCGAATTGCTCGGTCATCTTGGCAATCCACACAAGCATTTGCCGCCGGTATTCCATGTCGCGGGCACCAACGGAAAAGGCTCGACCTGCGCCTTTATCCGGTCGAGTATCGAAGCCGCCGGGCTGACTGCTCATGTTTATACCAGCCCACACCTTGTCCGGTTCAATGAACGGATTCGCATCGCGGGTAAGCTTATTGAAGATGGGGAGCTTGCAGCCCTTCTCGCCGAAGTGTTGGATGTTGCCGAAGCACATGCAATCGGTCCCAGTTTTTTTGAAGCGACAACTGCTGCGGCTTTCGTTGCGTTCAGCCGATCGCCAGCGGACGCCTGTATCGTCGAAGTTGGTCTGGGCGGACGATTGGATGCGACTAACATTATCGCCCGGCCAATAGTCTGCGGCATAGCTCAACTCGGCGTCGATCATCAGGCATTTCTAGGTGAGACGTTGAGGGAGATGGCAACCGAAAAAGCAGGAATCGCCAAGCGTGGCGTTCCGTTGGTCGTACTAGCCCAGCCTGCCGAAGCTATTGCGCAGATAGAGGTTGCCGCAGCGACAATTGGCGCCCCATTGCTGATCGAAACTCGCGACTGGAAAATCGACCTTTCGCTTCGTCCCGGCCTGCCGGGCGGACATCAGATTCGCAATGCCAACCTTGCAGCAACAATGCTGCGCACGACCCAATTCGTGTCTGATGATGCAATCCGAACGGGGATTGCCCAAACCCGATGGCCTGCCCGTTTGCAAGAACTTGCTCCCGGCCCGTTGACAGCACTCGCTCCTGCGGGAAGCACGATCACTGTCGACGGCGCTCACAATCCTGCTGCAGCCGAGGCGCTTGCCCTGGAACTCCAAGCCAGACCGCGACACCTCATTGTCGGCATTCTCGCGAACAAGGACGCCGACAATATTCTTGCGGCCCTCGCGCCCCATGCTTTGAGCCTGACATTCATCAACGTGCCGCATCATGCGAGTGCCGACACCGGAGCGCTCGCAACACGGTGGCGCGGCCGCACTGGCGGTGATTTGGGGGATGCATTGTCCCAGTTCCTCGCGCCTGCAAACATATTGATCGTCGGATCGCTTTACCTAGCGGGCGAGGCATTGCGGGAAAATCGTCAACTACCAGATTAG
- the accD gene encoding acetyl-CoA carboxylase, carboxyltransferase subunit beta, with amino-acid sequence MSWIDDVRKRIPFIAKRETSDNLWIKCSGCGQMVFSREYEENLSVCPQCGHHGRIGPDARFAQIFDDGYDELETPKTTDDPLKFRDSKKYPDRLRAARLATNETDALITASGTIDGHPAVIGVQDFAFMGGSMGVAVGAAFLAGVRRAIALHAPYIIFTAAGGARMQEGILSLMQMPRTTVAIAELREAGLPYIVVMTDPTTGGVTASYAMLGDVQMAEPGALIGFAGQRVIETTIREKLPEGFQRAEYLLDHGMLDMVVKRHDLRETLARLIGFLMVDKAAA; translated from the coding sequence ATGAGCTGGATCGATGATGTCCGCAAACGCATCCCGTTTATCGCAAAGCGCGAAACGTCGGACAATCTCTGGATCAAATGCTCGGGGTGCGGGCAGATGGTGTTCAGCCGCGAGTATGAGGAAAACCTGTCGGTCTGCCCACAATGCGGCCATCATGGGCGCATTGGTCCAGATGCCCGTTTCGCGCAGATTTTTGACGACGGTTATGACGAGCTCGAAACGCCGAAAACGACCGACGACCCGCTGAAATTCCGCGATTCGAAAAAATACCCCGATCGCCTGCGCGCGGCACGGCTCGCCACCAACGAAACCGACGCGCTCATTACCGCCAGCGGCACGATCGACGGTCACCCTGCAGTCATTGGTGTTCAGGATTTCGCCTTCATGGGCGGATCGATGGGTGTTGCTGTCGGCGCTGCATTTCTGGCGGGCGTTCGCAGGGCCATCGCGCTGCATGCACCCTATATCATCTTCACGGCAGCCGGCGGCGCACGGATGCAGGAGGGCATATTGTCGCTCATGCAGATGCCACGCACCACCGTCGCGATCGCTGAACTTCGCGAGGCCGGACTGCCCTATATCGTTGTCATGACCGACCCGACGACCGGCGGCGTGACGGCCAGCTATGCCATGCTTGGCGACGTCCAGATGGCCGAACCCGGCGCATTGATCGGCTTTGCCGGACAGCGCGTGATCGAAACGACAATCCGCGAGAAACTGCCTGAAGGGTTCCAGCGTGCTGAGTATCTGCTCGACCACGGGATGCTCGATATGGTCGTAAAACGCCATGATCTGCGCGAGACACTGGCTCGCCTGATCGGTTTTCTGATGGTGGATAAGGCAGCCGCTTAA
- the trpA gene encoding tryptophan synthase subunit alpha codes for MTRLSSAFPANRAALITFVTAGDPTPSATPAILDALVAGGADIIELGMPFTDPMADGPAIQAANLRSLAAGTKTADILEIAKGFRTRHPNVPLILMGYANPMARRGPEWFAAAAKNAGVDGVICVDLPPEEDAEMGPALRAAGIAPIRLATPTTDAARLPTVLDGASGFLYYVSVAGITGLQQAAQTSIESAVARLKAATAIPVAVGFGVRTPDQAAAIARVADGVVVGSAIVEIVAKHGADAPAHVETYIRTLSTAVHSARTKVSA; via the coding sequence GTGACCCGTCTTTCTTCAGCCTTTCCCGCCAATCGTGCGGCACTGATTACTTTTGTGACCGCTGGCGATCCAACTCCATCGGCGACACCGGCAATCCTAGATGCGCTTGTTGCGGGTGGCGCGGACATCATCGAACTCGGGATGCCTTTCACCGATCCGATGGCAGACGGCCCTGCAATTCAGGCCGCCAATTTGCGGAGCCTGGCCGCGGGCACCAAAACAGCCGATATCCTGGAGATCGCCAAGGGCTTCCGTACGCGGCATCCAAACGTGCCATTGATCCTGATGGGTTATGCAAACCCCATGGCACGACGCGGTCCGGAATGGTTTGCTGCCGCCGCTAAAAATGCTGGTGTCGATGGCGTCATCTGTGTCGATTTACCGCCCGAAGAAGATGCGGAAATGGGCCCTGCCCTTCGCGCCGCCGGTATCGCGCCGATCCGTCTCGCTACGCCGACAACGGACGCTGCGCGCCTGCCAACCGTCCTCGATGGCGCGAGCGGATTTCTCTATTACGTCTCGGTCGCGGGGATCACCGGCTTGCAACAGGCAGCCCAAACCAGCATCGAATCCGCCGTAGCCCGTCTGAAAGCTGCGACCGCCATCCCCGTCGCCGTCGGCTTCGGTGTCCGCACACCCGATCAGGCCGCTGCAATCGCGCGCGTCGCCGATGGTGTTGTCGTTGGCTCGGCAATCGTCGAAATCGTCGCGAAACATGGGGCCGATGCGCCCGCCCATGTTGAAACCTATATCCGCACCCTCTCCACTGCGGTCCATTCCGCACGCACGAAAGTTTCCGCATGA
- the trpB gene encoding tryptophan synthase subunit beta codes for MTDTNTLPIQTLPIQTLPAGANTLRAQPDDRGHFGQFGGRYVAETLMPLVLDLDREYRAAKIDPAFAAQFDDLMEHYVGRPSPLYFAERLTEHLGGAKIYFKRDELNHTGAHKINNCIGQILLALRMGKTRIIAETGAGQHGVATATVAARFGLPCTIFMGARDVERQSPNVFRMKLLGAEVRPVTSGAQTLKDAMNEALRDWVANVDDTFYIIGTAAGPHPYPELVRDFQSVIGKEAREQILKREGRLPDLLVAAIGGGSNAIGLFHPFLDDADVKMLGIEAAGHGLDKEHAASLAGGSPGILHGNKTYLLQDDDGQITEAHSISAGLDYPGIGPEHSWLKEIGRVEYDSATDIEALEAFKLMCAIEGIIPALEPAHAIAAVMRRAPKMPKDSIIVANLCGRGDKDIFTVAEALGVKL; via the coding sequence ATGACAGACACAAACACACTCCCCATCCAGACACTCCCCATCCAGACACTGCCCGCCGGAGCTAACACCCTTCGCGCGCAGCCCGATGATCGCGGCCATTTTGGGCAGTTCGGCGGGCGTTATGTTGCCGAAACACTGATGCCGCTCGTCCTCGACCTCGATCGGGAGTATCGCGCGGCAAAGATCGACCCGGCGTTCGCGGCGCAGTTCGACGATCTGATGGAACATTATGTCGGACGCCCCAGCCCACTGTATTTTGCCGAGCGACTGACCGAGCATCTCGGTGGCGCAAAAATCTATTTTAAGCGCGATGAGCTGAATCACACCGGCGCGCACAAGATCAACAATTGTATCGGCCAGATTTTGCTGGCCCTGCGCATGGGCAAGACACGGATCATTGCGGAAACCGGCGCTGGTCAGCACGGCGTCGCCACGGCCACCGTGGCCGCGCGTTTCGGCCTGCCCTGCACAATCTTCATGGGTGCCCGCGATGTCGAGCGGCAGTCGCCCAACGTATTCCGCATGAAGTTGCTCGGAGCTGAGGTTCGCCCTGTCACGAGCGGCGCGCAAACGTTGAAAGATGCCATGAACGAGGCATTGCGTGACTGGGTCGCAAACGTCGACGACACTTTTTACATTATCGGTACGGCAGCGGGACCGCACCCCTATCCCGAACTCGTCCGCGATTTTCAAAGTGTCATCGGCAAGGAAGCGCGCGAGCAAATCCTGAAGCGGGAGGGTCGCCTGCCCGATTTGCTGGTGGCGGCAATTGGCGGCGGATCGAACGCGATCGGGCTGTTCCATCCGTTTCTGGACGACGCAGACGTCAAGATGCTGGGGATCGAGGCTGCAGGTCATGGTCTGGACAAGGAGCACGCGGCATCGCTGGCCGGTGGGTCGCCGGGCATTCTCCACGGTAACAAAACCTATCTTCTGCAGGACGACGACGGCCAGATTACTGAAGCGCACAGCATCTCGGCAGGACTGGATTATCCCGGCATCGGTCCAGAACACAGTTGGCTAAAAGAGATCGGTCGCGTCGAATATGACAGCGCTACCGATATCGAAGCGCTTGAGGCATTCAAACTAATGTGTGCGATCGAGGGGATCATCCCCGCGCTCGAACCCGCTCATGCAATCGCCGCCGTCATGCGCCGCGCGCCGAAGATGCCAAAGGACAGCATCATCGTTGCGAACCTTTGTGGTCGTGGAGATAAAGATATCTTCACCGTCGCCGAAGCGCTGGGTGTAAAGCTGTGA
- a CDS encoding phosphoribosylanthranilate isomerase produces the protein MSVQTKICGLSTPRTLDAAIAGGASHVGFVFYPSSPRNVTFERVAELAASVPAHVKRVGVFVDPCNLLVEQAVAAGHLDVLQLHNTTPARAAAIATKGLEIWGVVAVRTRADLDQARRWRDVAARILYDAKTPENTLPGGMGLRFDWTLLEGFSHDMPWALSGGLDVENVAESVRVTGAPLVDISSGVESAPGVKDMDKIAAFLKATSNL, from the coding sequence ATGTCCGTTCAAACCAAAATCTGCGGGCTATCGACGCCACGAACGCTCGACGCGGCAATCGCAGGTGGTGCGAGCCATGTCGGGTTCGTTTTCTACCCGTCCAGTCCACGCAATGTGACGTTCGAACGCGTTGCCGAACTGGCTGCATCGGTTCCCGCTCACGTAAAGCGCGTTGGCGTCTTCGTTGACCCGTGCAATCTGCTGGTCGAGCAAGCAGTGGCTGCGGGTCACCTCGACGTCTTGCAGCTTCACAACACGACACCGGCACGCGCCGCCGCGATCGCCACGAAAGGTTTGGAAATCTGGGGAGTCGTTGCGGTGCGGACGCGCGCCGATCTCGATCAGGCGCGACGCTGGCGCGACGTCGCAGCGCGCATTCTATATGATGCCAAGACGCCCGAAAATACGCTGCCGGGTGGAATGGGTCTGCGGTTCGACTGGACGCTGCTAGAAGGGTTTTCCCACGATATGCCATGGGCCTTGTCCGGAGGACTGGATGTCGAAAATGTTGCCGAATCAGTTCGCGTAACGGGAGCGCCGCTGGTCGATATTTCATCGGGCGTCGAATCCGCGCCCGGCGTCAAGGATATGGACAAGATTGCCGCGTTCCTTAAAGCCACATCGAACCTATGA
- the pyrF gene encoding orotidine-5'-phosphate decarboxylase, with the protein MTSPIWVAIDTPDIERAQKIVALVKRHVGGIKLGLEFFSANGRAGVRTMAGLGLPIFLDLKLHDIPNTVAKAIHALRPLSPAILTVHAAGGRAMMEDAKAAAPMGTKVVAVTVLTSLDQSDLAAAGVSGDPRDQVMRLTAAAREAGLDGIVCSGEEVAAVHKFWPEGYFVVPGVRPPTGESSDQKRVVTPRKALDDGASILIIGRPITQAADPDSAVRAIEATL; encoded by the coding sequence ATGACCAGTCCAATCTGGGTCGCCATCGACACCCCCGATATCGAGCGCGCGCAGAAAATCGTCGCGCTTGTCAAACGTCATGTCGGCGGCATAAAGCTTGGCCTCGAGTTTTTTTCGGCCAACGGTCGCGCTGGTGTACGGACGATGGCGGGCCTTGGGCTACCTATCTTTCTTGACCTGAAGCTCCACGACATTCCCAATACGGTCGCGAAAGCCATTCACGCACTGCGGCCGCTATCCCCCGCCATATTGACCGTCCATGCAGCGGGCGGCCGGGCGATGATGGAGGATGCAAAGGCTGCCGCCCCCATGGGAACGAAAGTCGTTGCAGTCACTGTGCTCACCAGTCTCGATCAGAGTGATCTGGCTGCAGCGGGGGTCTCGGGTGATCCCCGCGATCAGGTCATGCGCCTGACTGCCGCTGCTCGCGAGGCCGGACTGGATGGAATCGTGTGCTCCGGCGAGGAAGTGGCGGCGGTCCACAAGTTTTGGCCTGAAGGTTATTTCGTCGTGCCAGGCGTTCGTCCCCCAACCGGTGAATCAAGCGATCAGAAGCGCGTGGTGACGCCGCGCAAAGCGCTCGACGATGGCGCATCGATCCTCATTATCGGCCGCCCGATCACTCAGGCTGCCGATCCCGACAGCGCTGTTCGAGCAATCGAAGCGACTCTGTAA
- a CDS encoding lipopolysaccharide assembly protein LapA domain-containing protein, with amino-acid sequence MQFLRTVFWVVIAVLAVIFAFNNWVPVTVHLWSDIEAEWKLPVLLLAVFLLGLLPPWILHRVTRWSLRRKLETANRNLIETRGLNEIVPLQNGGVVVDTVPITAPTATL; translated from the coding sequence ATGCAGTTTCTCCGCACCGTATTCTGGGTCGTCATTGCCGTGCTGGCCGTGATCTTCGCCTTCAATAACTGGGTGCCCGTAACGGTCCATTTGTGGAGCGATATTGAGGCCGAATGGAAGCTGCCGGTTCTGCTGCTTGCGGTCTTTCTGCTCGGGCTGTTACCGCCCTGGATACTCCACCGCGTCACACGCTGGAGCCTGCGCCGTAAACTCGAAACCGCAAACCGTAACCTGATCGAGACACGCGGCCTCAACGAGATCGTACCGCTGCAAAATGGCGGCGTGGTCGTTGATACGGTTCCGATCACGGCTCCCACGGCAACATTATGA